The following nucleotide sequence is from Alteromonas sp. V450.
GACAGCCACTTGAAAGCGTCAGCTATTCGTTAGCAGCGTTGAATCACTTAGGTGCGGTTACTCAAAACTATTACGGCGGCTTTGACAAACTAGCGCCCGTGTCGCTTCAACTTGATCATGCCAGTGGTTTATTCAATCGCTTTGTGAACGTGGATCCTGTAGCGTGGCCACAATCAGGGGCGACGGGCGTCATTTCATTTACTGATTCGGATATCGTTTTCTCCCGCTTGAGTGACAATATTGATGATGTTGATGGACCGTTTCTGGATTCGTCAGTCGTTCTTCTATTTGATAGTGAGTTAGTTGAAGGGGCGACAGTGAACAATGCATCATGTGACGCAACCTGCATTGCTTCAATCGCAAACAATGTTGATTTTGCCTACGGACGAGCGACACTAACGAATAACTACGGTGCCGCAGATCAGGCACTATTATTGCCCTTGAAGACGCAATACTGGAATGGTGATAATTGGCGTATGAACTTCCGCGATAGTTGCACTGAGTTTTCAAGTAGCAACGTAATTGATAATTCGGGCGACCTCGTGGTCACAGAAAACGGAACGCTTTCTCAAGGCGGCTATGATGGAACTGAAGGACTGAGAGTGCGTTCACCAAACGGCGCAGGAAATTTTGACGTAAACTATTCTCCCAGCAGCTGGCTTCTATGGGACTGGGACGGAGATGAGGTTGCAGATAACCCACCAAGTGCAACGCTTACCTATGGTGTATTTAGAGGAAGCGATGACATTATTTACAAAAGAGAAGAAATCAACAATTAGAAATTGAACCTTCCTTAATTGAGGCGGTCACTAAATGCAGTGTGTCAAAATGATTTGCACGTTTTATGCGTTTAGTGCGCTGTCCATTTTCAGTATTTTAGCAGTGAACGGTATAGTTATTTTGGCACTATATTAAGGCATTACTTGCCCAAATTTGCCCCCATTGTTAAAGTGTGCGAATAAATATCGACTTCATGTTAAAGCGTCGTCATCTCACCTTTGCAAAAACGCGTTAACACAAGAACAGGAATACACTCTTCATGTTTAAAAAGCTTCGAGGCATGTTCTCTAATGATCTGTCCATCGACCTCGGAACAGCTAATACGCTGATTTATGTTAAAGACCAGGGTATCGTGCTAAATGAACCCTCAGTTGTAGCTATTCGACAAGAGCGTGCTGCCGGGCCGAAAAGCGTTGCCGCGGTGGGCGCAGACGCAAAGCGAATGCTTGGTCGTACTCCAGGCAACATACGTGCTATCAGACCGATGAAAGACGGGGTTATCGCCGACTTTTATGTTACGGAAAAAATGCTTCAACATTTTATTAAGCAGGTGCACGACAACAACTTTTTGCGCCCAAGCCCACGAGTATTGGTGTGCGTGCCATGTGGGTCAACCCAAGTTGAGCGACGCGCAATCAAAGAGTCTGCGCTAGGTGCAGGGGCACGCGAAGTTTACCTTATTGATGAGCCAATGGCGGCAGCCATCGGTGCTGGTTTGCCGGTATCCGAAGCTACGGGATCTATGGTAGTTGATATTGGTGGTGGTACCACTGAAGTTGCCATTATTTCACTTAACGGTGTGGTTTATTCATCATCCGTACGCATCGGTGGCGACAAGTTTGACGAAGCTATTATTAACTATATCCGACGTAATTTCGGCTCACTGATAGGTGAATCGACGGCTGAGCGAATAAAGCATGAAATTGGTGCTGCATATCCGGGTGAAGAAGTTCGCGAGATTGAAGTACGTGGTCGTAACCTTGCTGAAGGTGTGCCTCGCGGCTTTACACTAAATTCAAACGAAATTTTAGAAGCGCTACAGGAGCCGCTTACCGGTATAGTTTCAGCGGTAATGGTGGCACTTGAACAGTCTCCACCAGAGTTGGCGTCAGATATTTCGGAGCGTGGTATGGTGCTTACTGGTGGTGGCGCCCTATTAAAAGACTTAGACAGACTATTGATGGAGGAAACGGGTATACCGGTGGTAATTGCCGATGATCCGTTAACTTGTGTAGCACGTGGCGGCGGTAAGGCATTCGACATGATAGACCTTCACGGCGGTGACCTGTTTAGCTACGAATAAATAGGAATGGCAACCGCAAGGTTGCCTTCTTTTTTCATGGATACAATTTTTACTCGCGGTCCATCGCTTAATAATCGACTGGCACTGGCATTGATATTGTCGGTGTTGTTGATATTTGTTGATTTTAAACTCGATGGTTTTAAGTCAACACGGGTTTATTTGAATTCATTGATGAGTCCATTGCAATATCTCGCGAATCTTCCGGGGCTTATGCTGAACAAAAGTGCTCAGCGCTTCACCTCTCAAGAGCAGTTGCTCGCCGAAAATCAAAAATTAAATAATCAGCTGCTACTAATGAGCGAAAAGCTTCAGCAGTTTGACGTCATTATGCAAGAAAACTCTTATCTGAGAGATTTATTGCAAACCTCTGCACGCTCTGATTCACGCAAAATGGTAGCCGAGTTGATGGCCGTTGATAAAAATCCTTACAGTCAACAGGTCGTGATTAACAAAGGTGCGATTGATGGCGTTTATTTATCTCAACCGGTACTCGACGATAAGGGTGTTGTTGGTCAAGTGATGGAAGTGGGCTCGACGAACAGTCGTGTGCTGTTAATTGCTGATGTAACGCATGCCATACCCGTACGTTCATTGCGAAACAACATTCGCTTTATTGCGACGGGCAGCGGCGCACTGAACGAATTATATTTAGAGCATGTCCCGCATAGTGTTGATATTGAGGTTGGCGATACATTGATTTCCTCTGGGTTAGGAAAAGTCTTCCCAGAGGGATACCCGGTTGCAAGAGTGTCACAGGTCATACGTGATGAGAGTCGTCCTTTCGCGCGTGTTGTCGTAACCCCTTTAGCTCAGTTAGATCGACTTCGTCACCTTTTATTGCTATGGAAAGAGTCCTCTGCAATCGACGACGATAGCATTGAAGAAAAAGATCGGGGTGCGGAGAAAAACGCAAGTGCGACAAAAGAGGTAACGAATGCGTAAACGTAACCTCCTAATTTGGTTATGTATTGTCGTAGCCTTGGTTCTGCAGATAGTACCGCTGCCAACGCAAGTAGACGTATACCGTCCTGATTGGGTGTTAGTGGTATTGGCCTATTGGAGCATGGCACTGCCAAACAGAGTAAACGTGGGTGTAGCCTTTGTTACTGGGGTTGCGATGGATGTGTTGGTTGGCACCACGCTTGGTATCCATAGTCTTGGCTTGAGTTTGAGTGTTTACATATTGGCGGCTAACTACCAACGCTTACGTAACTATTCAGTTTGGCAACAAGCCATTATTATTGGTTTGCTGTCATCTCTTTATCATCTGTTAACCTTCTGGGTGCAGCACTTGTTAACTGATATATATTTCCAAGTAAATTATCTATGGCCTGTGTTGACGTCTATGGTGTTGTGGCCGTGGGTTTTTTGGTTGTTAAGGCGGACTAGACGTCAGTTTTCAATTTCTTAGATTCGCTCTCTAGCGCGCTATCCCAAAGGTAATTTTATGACCAAACCCGTTGTGTTGGCATCAGCCTCTCCAAGGCGTACCGCTTTACTCAAACAAATGCAAATACCGCACATTGTTTTTCCAGCAGATATAGACGAGTCGCCCCAGCCGAATGAAACACCGCTAGCACTTGTTTCACGCCTTGCATCAGAAAAAGCAGTGGCTGTGAAAGCCAAGCTTATTGCCAGCGGGCAATATGATGCTAACTCAGTTATTTTGGCAAGCGACACGTTAATATCATTTTGCGGTACGAGCGTAGGTAAGCCAACTGACAAAGCAGATTCAAAGCGTATTTTGAAAATGCTTTCGGGCAAAACTCATGAAGTGCTAACGTCAATTAGCGTATTAAGTAATGTAAAGCAAAATACGCAAGTTGTTACCACATCTGTGACTTTTGCAGCATTGACGGATGAGCAAATTGACGCATACTGGGAAACAGGAGAACCTGCTGACAAAGCAGGGAGTTACGCTATTCAGGGTATTGGGGGTGAATTTGTAGTGTCTATTAACGGCAGTGCGAGTGCCGTAATAGGTCTACCACTTTACGAAACCCGCCAATTACTTAATGCATTTGGAGTTGTGTCGTGAGTGCTGAGCTGCTTATTAATGTTACCCCGTCAGAGTCTCGGGTGGCGCTTATTGAAAACGGAATACTGCAAGAAATTCACGTAGAACGCCATACGAAACGTGGTTTGGTTGGCAATATCTATCGCGGTAAAGTAAGTCGCGTATTACCTGGCATGCAGGCAGCATTCGTCGATATTGGTTTGGAAAAGGCCGCGTTCTTGCACGCCTCTGACATTGTCATTCACAATGAAATTGCAGAAGAAGTATCGGCAAGCCATATCCAAAAGCAAGACATTCGCGAGTTGGTAAGAGACGGTCAAGATATCGTGGTTCAGGTGGTGAAAGATCCCATCGGTACCAAAGGTGCTCGCCTCACTACAGACATTACCATTCCCAGCCGTTATCTTGTATTTATGCCGTCGGTAACTCATGTTGGTGTATCTCAACGCATTGAAGAAGAGACAGAAAGAGAGCGCTTAAAGTCGCTGGTACAAGAATTTTGCGATGAAAATGGCGGCTTCATTCTGCGCACTGCGGCTGAAGGTGTAGGTAAAAACGAATTGCAGTCAGACGCAGCGTTTTTGCGAAGACTATGGGATAAAATTCAGTCGCGTATGAAAAAGCGCAAGTCGAACGTACTATACGAAGACTTACCGCTGGCACGACGGGTGCTGCGCGACTTTGTTGGTACAGAGCTTGACAGAATTCGTATCGATTCGAAGCTTTCATTCAATGAACTTCACCAGTTCACCAAAGAGTATGTGCCTGAAATGAACGGCAAGCTCGAATACTACCCAGGTGATAGACCTATTTTTGACTTATACGATGTGGAAAACGAGGCGCAGCGAGCCTTGGAGCGTCGCGTCGATTTAAAGTCTGGCGGCTACTTGATCATCGATCAAACCGAAGCAATGACCACCATTGATATTAATACGGGCGCTTTTGTTGGTCATCGGAACTTAGAGGAAACGATTTTCAACACCAATATCGAGGCGACGCAGGCGATTGCCCGTCAGTTGAGGTTGCGCAACTTGGGAGGGATGATCCTTATCGACTTCATCGATATGATTGAACCAGACCACAAACGACGTGTCTTACATTCATTAGAGGTGGCGACAAACAAGGACAGAGCCAAGATAAATATTCACGGTTTTACAGCGCTAGGGCTTATTGAAATGACCCGTAAACGCACCCGTGAGAGCATTGAGCATGTTCTGTGTGGAGAATGTCCAGTCTGTAAAGGACGAGGCACGGTAAAAACCATTGAAACCATCTGCTTTGAAATTATGCGAGAAATTGTGAGGGTGAATCGGGCCTACGACGCAGATAAATTTGTGGTGTATGCCTCACCCAAGGTGGCAGAGGCCTTAATGGGTGAAGAATCTCATATGCTGGCAGAACTAGAAGTGTTTGTGTCGAAACAAATCAAAGTTCAAACAGAAACACTGTACAATCAGGATAAGTACGACGTCGTCATGATGTAATGCATTAAATTATACGAAAGGCAAAATGTGACAAATTTTTCGTCGGCAGCCGCTTATCTACTTAAGAAGTTTTGGCTGCTACTTGCCGTGTTGCTTGTACTTTTCGCGCTTATTTTAAGTGCTGCACGCTATGCTCTTCCGCATATTGAGCACAACAAACATTTGTTGGAAAATTATATAAATGAGCAATATGGCGTTAGTTTATCTATAGAGAGCGTTCACGCGGTTTGGCAACGAAACGGGCCCAGTATCGTTCTCAATTCGGTATCACTTGCAAAAGATGACGCGTCTCCTGTTGCACTCGACATCCGACAAATATACGTAGAACTCGATTTTTGGGAGTCTTTACGGCTTCGCTTAATATCTTCTACACGATTTGAACTGCGTGGTATGAACGTTGACATAGACGCTGATCGATTGTCTGATAGCGGAAAAAATACCTTTCCAGTGATTAATGCGCTTGAAAGGTTATTTCTAGAGCAGCTACAAAGCTTTTCCTTAGAAGACGGCAAAGTTACGCTTTCGTTTTCAAATGACGTTAGTTCCTTCGATATAGAAAGTCTATCTTGGAATAATCAAGACGAACGACACCAAGGCCTTGGCAAGGTAAAAGTTGCAGATATAGCTGCCAACTCAGCATCATTTATCGTTGATATAAACGGTACGCGTGAAAAGTTTGATGGTGTACTTTACGCGAAAGCAGAAGAACTTGATATTTCCCCTTGGGTTAGTGATTTAATAAAAACTAAACGTCCACTTGCTAAAAGCCGCGCAAACTTTGAATTGTGGACAAATTTTACCGATAGTGAAATTACTAGTGTACAGGCCGAATTGGATAACAGTCTGTTGCAGTGGGGTAATGAAGCTGCAAAAACGGTAACGGGTATCACTGGCGGCAGCCTTCAGGCTTTACCGAATACCGAAAGTAAGTTTAACGAGTGGAATGTAAGAGTTGACCAGTTGGTGCTCAATTCAAGTAATGAAACGCTTACTACTGACCTTATTGGCAGCATAAATGCAAACGGCGATATTTTGGTCAACACCGTGAAGCCAGTGCAAATAAATCCATTCTTATTGCTATTGCCATTGTTCATGGATGACACCAGTGAAGAGGAGATCCGCGCTCTCAATCCAAAAGGCGAGTTAGCGACATTACAAGTACAATGGCACAATGGACATCCCTCTCTAGCCGCTAAAGTACTGGATTTGCAGTGGGCCAAAACTGATAAAGTTCCGGGTCTTTCATCCCTCGATGCCGACCTTTTTTGGTACAAGAATAACGGTGCTGTTTACTTAGAAAGTCAGGATAGTGTGCTAAGTGCTAATGGCGTTATTAAAAAAGACGTCAATATAAACCAGCTTAAATCGCAGTTTTATATCTATCCAGAGCAGGTCGATAGCGAAAACAAACAGTGGGTGATAAAAGGCAGCGATATGCTGTTCGATAGCGATGCAATTATCCTCAATCCGCAGTTCAAACTAAATACGGCAACGGGGTTCATGTCGCTTTATGTTGATATAAGCCCTTTAGCCTTAAATGAAGTCAGCAGCTTATTTCCTGTTTCTTTAATGGGGGCTAATACCGACAAATACCTCAGCCGTGCGTTTACAGGAAATGGAGATATCGCAAATGCACGCGTACTATGGCATGGCCGCATGAGTGATTTTCCGTTTAAAGATAATACCGGCATTTTTCAGGCTTATGTTGATATTGAGCAGGCGGATTTTATTTTTGCGCCTGACTGGCCGGCACTGAATAACTTAGATCTGTCTTTGTTTTTTGTAAACAGTGCATTAGTGATGGAAAGCCCAAGTGCAACGCTTGCTGGTATGAAAATAAGTAACATGTCAGCTGCCATTCCACGCTTTAGTCCAGATGCTCGCCTAGTTATCTATGCTACTGGCACTGGTACAGGGGATGCGCTAACCGCGTTAATGATGGATTCGTCCCTTAAAAACTCTTTAGGCAAAGTACTAAATGAAGAAGTACAAATTAGCGGGCCGCTATCTGCCGATATAAAGCTTGATATTCCGTTTAAAGGTAAAGACGTAGTGGCATCGGGAACAGCACATTTATCGGATAATCCGGTTTTAGTTGCGACCACCAATATGCTATTTGACAAGGCATCGGGAGACATATCTTTTGTTAATGGCGATATAGACGCAAGTGGGCTACAGGCGCAGTTTCTTAAACAGCCGGTGAATTTGTCACTATCAGGTAGGCAGGGCGACACGTACGATCTAAATGTAGAGTTAGGTGGACGATGGCATGTACATCCGCTGGCAAACTACGTGAATACGGATCTCACCGAATACATTGACGGTGAGAGTGATTGGAACACTACAGTCGACTTGATGCTATCAAGCAGTGGCTTTAACTATTCCGCTACTTTAACCGCAGACTTAACGGCGACACAAAGTGTGTTGCCTGCCCCCTTCGATACGCCAGCAGGCAGCAGTCTACCGCTTCGTATAATCAGTAAAGGTAACGGAACTGCATCAAACGTTGAGGCGTCACTTGGTGATGATATCCGTTTTGACGGCGTACTTCCGCACAAAGAAATGCAGTTTTCACGCGCACATTTGGCACTTGGCGAAAGTGATATAACCAATATCGGTACAGGTTTTAGTATTAGTGCGAATTTAGCTCAAGCAGATGTGCAAGAATGGTTTACCACTATCAATATGTTAGTTTCTGGCAAAGGAAAAGATACCAGCACTAGCATTGAGAAAGCACTTGCTCAATCCAGTAGCCAATCAAATGAAAG
It contains:
- a CDS encoding rod shape-determining protein; translation: MFKKLRGMFSNDLSIDLGTANTLIYVKDQGIVLNEPSVVAIRQERAAGPKSVAAVGADAKRMLGRTPGNIRAIRPMKDGVIADFYVTEKMLQHFIKQVHDNNFLRPSPRVLVCVPCGSTQVERRAIKESALGAGAREVYLIDEPMAAAIGAGLPVSEATGSMVVDIGGGTTEVAIISLNGVVYSSSVRIGGDKFDEAIINYIRRNFGSLIGESTAERIKHEIGAAYPGEEVREIEVRGRNLAEGVPRGFTLNSNEILEALQEPLTGIVSAVMVALEQSPPELASDISERGMVLTGGGALLKDLDRLLMEETGIPVVIADDPLTCVARGGGKAFDMIDLHGGDLFSYE
- the mreC gene encoding rod shape-determining protein MreC — translated: MDTIFTRGPSLNNRLALALILSVLLIFVDFKLDGFKSTRVYLNSLMSPLQYLANLPGLMLNKSAQRFTSQEQLLAENQKLNNQLLLMSEKLQQFDVIMQENSYLRDLLQTSARSDSRKMVAELMAVDKNPYSQQVVINKGAIDGVYLSQPVLDDKGVVGQVMEVGSTNSRVLLIADVTHAIPVRSLRNNIRFIATGSGALNELYLEHVPHSVDIEVGDTLISSGLGKVFPEGYPVARVSQVIRDESRPFARVVVTPLAQLDRLRHLLLLWKESSAIDDDSIEEKDRGAEKNASATKEVTNA
- the mreD gene encoding rod shape-determining protein MreD encodes the protein MRKRNLLIWLCIVVALVLQIVPLPTQVDVYRPDWVLVVLAYWSMALPNRVNVGVAFVTGVAMDVLVGTTLGIHSLGLSLSVYILAANYQRLRNYSVWQQAIIIGLLSSLYHLLTFWVQHLLTDIYFQVNYLWPVLTSMVLWPWVFWLLRRTRRQFSIS
- a CDS encoding nucleoside triphosphate pyrophosphatase; this encodes MTKPVVLASASPRRTALLKQMQIPHIVFPADIDESPQPNETPLALVSRLASEKAVAVKAKLIASGQYDANSVILASDTLISFCGTSVGKPTDKADSKRILKMLSGKTHEVLTSISVLSNVKQNTQVVTTSVTFAALTDEQIDAYWETGEPADKAGSYAIQGIGGEFVVSINGSASAVIGLPLYETRQLLNAFGVVS
- the rng gene encoding ribonuclease G gives rise to the protein MSAELLINVTPSESRVALIENGILQEIHVERHTKRGLVGNIYRGKVSRVLPGMQAAFVDIGLEKAAFLHASDIVIHNEIAEEVSASHIQKQDIRELVRDGQDIVVQVVKDPIGTKGARLTTDITIPSRYLVFMPSVTHVGVSQRIEEETERERLKSLVQEFCDENGGFILRTAAEGVGKNELQSDAAFLRRLWDKIQSRMKKRKSNVLYEDLPLARRVLRDFVGTELDRIRIDSKLSFNELHQFTKEYVPEMNGKLEYYPGDRPIFDLYDVENEAQRALERRVDLKSGGYLIIDQTEAMTTIDINTGAFVGHRNLEETIFNTNIEATQAIARQLRLRNLGGMILIDFIDMIEPDHKRRVLHSLEVATNKDRAKINIHGFTALGLIEMTRKRTRESIEHVLCGECPVCKGRGTVKTIETICFEIMREIVRVNRAYDADKFVVYASPKVAEALMGEESHMLAELEVFVSKQIKVQTETLYNQDKYDVVMM
- a CDS encoding YhdP family protein, coding for MTNFSSAAAYLLKKFWLLLAVLLVLFALILSAARYALPHIEHNKHLLENYINEQYGVSLSIESVHAVWQRNGPSIVLNSVSLAKDDASPVALDIRQIYVELDFWESLRLRLISSTRFELRGMNVDIDADRLSDSGKNTFPVINALERLFLEQLQSFSLEDGKVTLSFSNDVSSFDIESLSWNNQDERHQGLGKVKVADIAANSASFIVDINGTREKFDGVLYAKAEELDISPWVSDLIKTKRPLAKSRANFELWTNFTDSEITSVQAELDNSLLQWGNEAAKTVTGITGGSLQALPNTESKFNEWNVRVDQLVLNSSNETLTTDLIGSINANGDILVNTVKPVQINPFLLLLPLFMDDTSEEEIRALNPKGELATLQVQWHNGHPSLAAKVLDLQWAKTDKVPGLSSLDADLFWYKNNGAVYLESQDSVLSANGVIKKDVNINQLKSQFYIYPEQVDSENKQWVIKGSDMLFDSDAIILNPQFKLNTATGFMSLYVDISPLALNEVSSLFPVSLMGANTDKYLSRAFTGNGDIANARVLWHGRMSDFPFKDNTGIFQAYVDIEQADFIFAPDWPALNNLDLSLFFVNSALVMESPSATLAGMKISNMSAAIPRFSPDARLVIYATGTGTGDALTALMMDSSLKNSLGKVLNEEVQISGPLSADIKLDIPFKGKDVVASGTAHLSDNPVLVATTNMLFDKASGDISFVNGDIDASGLQAQFLKQPVNLSLSGRQGDTYDLNVELGGRWHVHPLANYVNTDLTEYIDGESDWNTTVDLMLSSSGFNYSATLTADLTATQSVLPAPFDTPAGSSLPLRIISKGNGTASNVEASLGDDIRFDGVLPHKEMQFSRAHLALGESDITNIGTGFSISANLAQADVQEWFTTINMLVSGKGKDTSTSIEKALAQSSSQSNESEGKRANLFGTPSRIFAKADKLNFTGHSIKDAQLSATERNKDWILDLASPQARATIRINSDLDEQGIEINADYLSLEKPIEIEVTPTANTESNVELVTNRTMPKEKGESPYNIDPNTLPPIYFYCQSCGVHGIDLGEVTLDIAKEENGLAIRQLLVKSDETNVTATGYWKHMGGEIQSALNGTLTSPDVGQMLKEYGVESGIKDSSANVVFDITWPNAPMDFGFEQLNGNVEWSLSDGYLTELSDKGSRIFTLFSLNSLVRKLSLDFRDVFAKGFFYDDMSGTLSIVDGKAYTDDTEIDGGAGEIEITGYTDLNTGGLNYNVSFAPNVTGNLPFLVYFLATPPTALAALAIDQVLTSAKVISNVNYRVTGTIKEPKFDEVERNSKDISLPAQNAPVPANPQDRPLTEDDVRRLKMEVIDG